The Lactuca sativa cultivar Salinas chromosome 2, Lsat_Salinas_v11, whole genome shotgun sequence genome includes the window atcccaaattggttatagcaatcatgaagcatgatatgccaagattcctcataggtggtatggaggttggggaatcCCACAAAacaccttcttaattaagatcaaggttcaattgaagcaattaatcctaagaaatcaattagccttaagaatgaaggaatccccaattcctagaggatgtcaaatgcttacacatccataaaggagatatgattcataagctagagatgatttctaccatcataaagcctttgttctagataaattcaatgatccaatgcaaaatcaatgaaataaatcaaccattgctcaatcaaatactaagctcatgatcaaagcatcaaataagcataagaattgcaaactagaatcataaacatggaataaattaataatcaacataaatccttcaaaacccacaaacattcattggttttcagccaaagtcaaccaaataagagtattagccactcatggcaacaaagtaacaagaacaataatctaattgcataaagaaactacctaagatttggaaagatgaaaggaaatgatttctagctcccaaaatcgcctcttgcAGGTCTCTAATGGTGGAAAAACGTGAATGAGCTTCTAGATCTGATCCCCAAGGGTTATGgcaagccaaatgaccaaaatgcccaaactgggcagttgcgcgggtacccgcgcgacgaaaattccacccgcgcaaatgttgcagtaatgctattggtccaccaagccactccacccttccactaccaaagattcctttggtccccctccttgtccatgtaatttgaaatgcaccaatcatcatttagccaccaaatggatgctccaagcccaaaatttgaattttatgatccatcttcacaagcccaaataatctaagccaataactttcaaagcccaattcttcttctttgattccaccaagcccaataatgcatcgggagcccactaagcccgtctccaatcaacccgcaaccgcaacaagcaccgaaaaaaactacaaaatatctcatgcaaGATAACAAGCACCCGATACGATCCatactaaagaaaaataaataaaatacaatgcattaatgataaaaagatctaaaaatctaaaataaactaataaaaataaggaaataaaataagctatcagaTCCTCAATTGCATCGTTTAATCCAAGCGACCAggtatgaattaatttaattttctTTGTTATTGTGGTTCCTTATCAATTTTACCCACCCTTCCTTCTCAACTTTGAATTCTATGAccactaatatttttttttactagATTAACCTACATAGAGCGTTGTTTTATCATTCATCCTCATTAATTTTGTGGGTTATCAAAGTTACCAGGTACCAACATGCTGTTAAAAAAGCTATTAATTGTTTTTCATATTGACTTACTCAGTTCTCTGTTTTAGGTTGAATTTGATTCAATAACATCGGACACCTATAAAAAGTTAAGATCATGGATTTTGAAAGCCCAGTAGCTAATCAGTCGTTTGCAACACATACAATCGAAGATATAGATGCGAATGTTTCTTTGGAATCAACATTTGAATCTGAAAAAATAAATGAGGATATTGTGAATCTTGCATGTGATGAAGATGAAGCTAAGGATCTAAGTATTATGGGGAAGGTTTTCAGTACACCTAAGGATGCATATACATTTTATAACCAATATGCCTTTTTACATGGATTCGGTATTCGTGTTCATTGGagctttaaaaataaaaccaCAAATGAGCCTTATCGGAAGAGCTATGTGTGTAATAAACAAGGCTTTAAAAGTTTGAAGGGTAATAGTTTATGTGGAGTTGCTAAGAAACGTCGTAGAAATTTGAGGACTGGATGTAAAGCAATGCTCCGGATATCAAAAGGAAAAGATGGTGAATGGTTTGTCGATGTGCTTAACGACACACACAATCACAATTTGAGTACAACTCCTACCAAAGTAATGAAACATCGTTCTCATGAATAATACACCGCTCAATGGCATGCAAGTCTCTTATGGTGGAACTAGGTCAATCAGGGTTAAGGCCTTGTCAAATCAAAAGGCTGTAAATACAATGAAAACTCCATATGATGCCGATGTTACCTCAAAGCAATGTGCTGATGTTTTATCAGAGCAACGAAaacaatataaaggtaaagagTTCTATGGGTTGATCAAACATTTTCAAGATAAATCATTAATAGACAGTAACTAGTATTTTGCTATGGATTTGTTTGATGACTGGTCTCCAAAAAATGTTTTTTTGGGCTGATGGAAGATCACGAGAGGCATATACTAAATTTGGGGACGT containing:
- the LOC111889524 gene encoding protein FAR1-RELATED SEQUENCE 7-like, with translation MDFESPVANQSFATHTIEDIDANVSLESTFESEKINEDIVNLACDEDEAKDLSIMGKVFSTPKDAYTFYNQYAFLHGFGIRVHWSFKNKTTNEPYRKSYVCNKQGFKSLKGNSLCGVAKKRRRNLRTGCKAMLRISKGKDGEWFVDVLNDTHNHNLSTTPTKVMKHRSHE